The sequence atatttccatgatgaataacaataatataaaatagctAACAAAAAGATTGTGTAAAGCTTCATCTTTAAGAAAAAGACAGCATTTGAATACTTAGCTAATTTGTTTGTGCAGTGAGACAGTGCAGGATATATGTCATTCACCTGTTCTGGTAAGTGTGTCGAAGTCAGATGGCATCTTCCCCCTTTAACCTTTAAGAGGAttccaggactgaactcaggtggcCAGGCCTACATGCCTAGCACCTTTACCGGTATGAATGAGTCATCTCACGAGTCTGAACATTGAAACTTTTGAGATGAACACAATCACAAAAGGACTAACAAGGCAGATGTGGTTAGTCTAAAGACTGATGCCATAACCAGGTGGCATTTTAAGGTCTTGTGTTTGATCTGTTGGTGAATGCTTGTGAGCCTTGCCGGTGACGCACGGTTCCCCAGTGTCATTTCTGTTCTGAATGCTTCTACTAGACCCATCTGAACTGACAACCTAAGCGCTAGTCTGAACAGTGTCCAAATGGTCATAAAATGTAGATTAGTTGGAGTTTTGTTTCCATTCTAGGACAAGTTACAGGGCCTGAAGTCTTCCATTACCCTTTGCTGGAAATACCAGGACTACAGATGCGTCATTTTCCGGCTTGTGGCTTTTATATACACGCCATAGGCGCCGTggtcttgtaatttttttttgtttttttacataaaTTATTTGCAGGGGAGCACAGATTTAATCAAACAAGCCAAATCCCATGTCATCATCCGACTCTTCggactcctccttcttctcttcttgcttctcctCTGCTGCAGTGGGGGCAGAACCAGCAGCAGGAGCTGCAGAGCCAGGAGCAgcagaaacagccacagctccACCAGCAGGTACACTGGCAAGTTTCCCAACACCCTGGGCGATGACATCCTCAATGTTTTTTCCATTCAGTTCACTGATGACCTTGTTGAGCCGGTCATTGTCCGCCTCGATGCCCACGCTGTCTAGTATCTTCTTAATGTCTTTGGCGCTAGGAGAGGAGTTGCCCCCAAGGGCAGCAAGCAAATAAGAGGTGACGTAGCACATGTTGGCTGCTGCGGACGGGCCTCACGCATGCGACCTCGGCGGCGTCAGGCGGCGAAAGTGGTCTTGTAATTTTGTTTGCTGGTGTGTCACCACAGACACCTGTGAGGACTCTGTGTCATGCTATCTACTCTCTGGAGCTAGGAAACATTTAATACAGTAGATAAAaaccacatttttaaataaatatatattaagaagACGGCAAACCTATTTGACAAACATGCACTATGATCACTCCTTCATTACTGTTTTGATTCTTTCCTGTACTCAACTTTATGCTAATCCAAATCTTTCTTGTCATATGGTGACATGAGCTCATTTAGTGTGACTATCATCCATGCTGTTTGTTTCCTAATAAACAAGAGTGAGTCGTTTCTGATCCTCAAATCCAGGGACACTCTAAGAGTCTTTCTAGTGTCCACTTCCTTGTGGAGTGAACACTGAAAGCAATGGAACTTCTTTCAGTGTGTGGCTGAGTGTGTAAATTTTAGATATAATTTCACAGTTTGGGGGCTTTTGGAAGCCTCCAGATAGCCTAGAGTCCAGATAAGGAGCCCATGTAAGAGCCCACACTTCTCGCCTTATGTGAATGTTAAAGAACAAAGGCCTGGCTGATATTTCAATATATGGCTGCATttagtggggtgtgtgtgtatgagagagagacagagagagagagacagagagagagtctgtctgtccatctgtctgtcagtgactgtgtatgtctgtgtctctgtgtgtgtctgtctgtgtctgtgtgtctgtgtctatggaAAGGCCAGAGAGCAACCTTAGCTGTCATTCCTGAGGTGCCACCACATTGCCTTTTCCTGTCTAGAACTCACCAAGTATGTAGCTGTTGTAAGGAAtggcgggccgcttcccaccacgcggctagctttacacccgaaataattacacggaaaccgtattctttcaaacactgcctggcccattagttccagcctcttattggctagctcttacatattgatctaacccatttctaatattctgtgtagcaccacgagctggcttaccaggaaagatcttaacctgcgtctgtctggagtgggaaaatcatggcgactgcctgacttggcttctttctcccagcattctgttctgtttactccacccacctaagggttggcctatcaaatgtgcctaggcagtttctttattaattaaccaatgaaagcaacagattagaaagaaatcactcccacatcatgtagCTGACTGGCCAAACACTGAGGTTACATCATCTGTTTCCAATGTGAGCTTGCACAGGTGTGTCTGCTACCCCAGGCTTTTGTGACGTgtgttctggggctcaaacttaACTGATTGCGCTCTTAATCCAGCCCCATTGTTGGAGTTTAAAGTCATATATACAGGGCATTTTTAATCCTAATTATTAATAAGTCTGAGCAAACGGTAATTTTAATCTTTATGCAAGATGAGGAAGGCATTGTAGTTGAGGAGTAGAGATCTGGCAAATACAGGCAAGGAAAAATATGGAAGCTAGAATGAGCAAAATGCCATAAAATATATGAGACATAGAAAGAACGAGATTCATGGTGAACAGTTAATTGAAGAGACAGTTAAGATGTGAACCTGGGAAAGACCCCAGATGGAGTGGAGAGATCTATCCAATCCACTCAGCCCCCCAGCTTCCCGTGAAGGCTGACCTGTCAGGTTTCACAtggtttttatttatgttctGCCCTGTAATGACTGAGTATCATGTTGGTGTATCCTCAGAAAGGGTCTGTGAAACTCACAAAATTCCAATATTCCCCACTTTGAGTGTAGCCCAAGGTGGGATAGGGGCTTTTAATCACCACGACTTGTTGTGCCAGCCTATGACACACTGGCATCAAGCTAACTAGCCTAAAAACTCCACCTCCTCATAATCCTGAAGAATTATATTCTCATTGCCACACTTGATGCGGCACACCCTGTGAGATCTCACAGACTTTTTCTTTAAGTAGATAGAGAAGAAGAATGCTATTAAAATCCAAGGACAGGAATGGAGTTTGAGTTCGAACAGATGACAGTTCTGAAGGTGTGTGGTGGTGATCCCTCCGCAGCAATGCAAAAGCATTCGATACCATGGCTTCAAATGGTAAAACTGATGAGCTTAATGCTGTGTGTCATATGAATTTGATTTGAGGAAAAAACGTGgaaaaatcaaaagacagagacacatcCACAGGCGGATGGGATCCTACTACCAGCGGTCAAACTGGCCAGGAAGCCCTAGAAACTCCAAtcaatttttttgtttactttatgtgtgtgtgtgtgtgtgtgttgtgtgtgtgtgcgcatgtggtGAGGGGGTGTccatgcatgtggaggacagagtgcTTTCCTCggtttcttttctgctttcttaGGGTCTTTCACCAAACCTGGAACTGTCGCTGTGACTAGAGTACTAGCAAGTCCCTGGGATCAACACTGAAGTTAGAAGCCCTGCGGTGTGCCAGgaatttacatgggttctggggatatgTGATTAGGTTCTCATAGTTGCATGGCAAGTTCTTAACACCCTGAACCCCAGAAATCCAGTTTCTGATATAATATTCTTTCTGATATAATATTCTTTCTAGACAAAACCCTCAAACCCAAACCTGTATGCATAAATGATATTCTGAAGTCTTCATGTTTTACCATATGGTGAGCTTCACACTGTGTATAATGGATTGCAAAACCCATGTTTTCTGATAGAAGCCCTTAGGACTAACTTTAATAATTTTAACTTATGTCCTATTGTATATTCCAGGGATGATACACTCTTTAAAGTAGTTAAGACTGCAGAGTATATGTCATTTATATACTAACAGAGAAATTCAgcctcttcttcctgctgtttgtggGATTTTTGCATCTGTCTTTGGTTCCAGGGAAGACTCTGTTGCACTGGAGTTGTGTCCAGTGACTGGGTATAATTCTGAACGTGCCCTTCCTAGGATGGAGCATGGGGTTCTTTCTCAGCTGCATGCTGGGACTTGGGGAAGACCCCCTTTTAAGAAAATGAGGCTGAAGAATTATTTGGGATGCACAAGCAGTCTGCGTGCATTGCTGAACTGGAAACGATGGCACCAAGTATGAGGTCATGGTTTCCTCGTCAGTTCGTAATATTTTTAGTCCGGACGTTCCGTAAGAGTCTTTCATGTCACCTTCTCAATCTGCAGATAAAAACATGCAAATCTGGAAAGCTGAAGTGATTTTCCAAATTCCTGCCACCTCCCCACTATACACTGTTCCAAGTCCCTCCTAAGCATGTGTTTGAAAGAACAATTAGCCTCCCAGCTGAAAGAGCTTTCAGGGAGCTCTGGGCTGAACTCTCTTCTCCAAGGGCATTTCCACATCAGAATGTTCACACGCCATTTTCATCTGCCATGACAGCTGGTTTCTTCATTAAAATGATTGTCTGATGTAGAATTATATCACATACATACGCGCATGCACCTACTTTAAGTTCTTATGTCCAACTTTAAGCCCTTATGCTTCCAATTCTTTTCCAACATgccctaattatttttaaatattttactttatttttgtttatatgaatatgtgtgcCTGTTTGTCTATAATTGctttgcatgtgtgtaagtgctATGGATGTCAGAAAACAGTGTCAGGTcgtttggaactggaattatcaGTGAGTGAGAAATCGTCCAGTGTGGATACAGGGAACTGACTCCTGGTCCCTTACATCAGCATCAAGAGTTCACAGGGCACTGATTCCTGGACCCTTACACCAGTATAAAGAGTTCACAGGGCACTGATTCATGGCCCCTTACACAGCATCAAGAGCTCACAGGGACCTGACTCCTGGTCCCCTGCACCAGCATCAAGAGTTcatgaccactgagccattgtcttagttacttctcttttgttgttgcaAAACACCATAAAGAAgccagtttataaaataaagtatttaatctgaggactcacagttccagaggaatTTATCcttgaccatcatggtggggagtgtggcagcaggcacacaggcatggtgctggagtagtagctgagagcttccGTCTGAtctacaagcaggaggcagagagagagctaacTCGGAATACTgtgtgcttttgaaacctcaaagcccacccctaggaccacacctcctccaacaaggccacagcccCTAATCCTCCCCAAAGACCAACTGTGGCCCAAGTGGCCCAAAAATCAAATGTAGGAGCCTATGgcggccattctcattcaaaccactacagccATTTCTCCCGCCGTGGCCTTAGAGTCTGTgcttgctttgtttctctttcaccCTCTTTTATACCTGGAGGAATAATGACTTTCCTCGACTCTGCCAATTATGAGCTAAAATAAGTGTTTGTCCTCGCGGAGGGAAAAGGAATTGATGCCGGCTGGGGAGCGTGTTTCACAGAAGGCAGCTTTAGGGATCCATGGGAATGGAGCAGAACTAAGGTGCAAGGTGTCAACACTGAGGACATTTGGAAAACAcaccagggtttctctgagggCCTCTCCAGTAACTACCTACAGCCTCCTCCTTAGATCAAGCCTGCTTTCCCTCCACCAGTGGCCTTCAGGAGAATCATGAAACCACCTGAGTCCatgttttcttacttattttcaCGACTGGGTCGACTTTACGTGATTTTCACTTACAAATATACAGGATGTCAGCACTAGACCACACTGGTAAGGATTTAGTGTTAAACTGTAGTCAACCTGCCCCTTGATTTCTGTGTGGAATTCAGTCCCACTTCGAAAAGCATATGTTTGGGGCTGGGTGTGAAGACAACAGTCTGTGCGTCCACAGAATTCCCAACTGATcacaaaaaaaggaagttttCAAGTCAGTTATTGCCTGAGCCTTGATTTCTCAGTAAAATTTAATTAGTAAAGATTGATCAAAGCCAGCAGTCCACATGCTATAGCATtctgcaaataaaataataaccagCATGCTAGATCATTGAATATTTATAACAACCTCCCCCTCTGCCAATGGACAACCTATGGCAAGGAGAGGGAAGACAACCTGCTCTCCAGAGAGAATTGAAGATGACATTCAACCTGGTCATGTGACTCCCAAGTCCAGGCTGGTCATAAAGAATTTATGATCTCAGGAGACAGGGTTGGACCAAACTACACATTCAAACCCCCTAGAAACTGCTATGGACAAAGATAAGCCTCGTTCTAAATTTCAGACAAAACATAGTCTACAATGACTATTGCTGTCCTAGGAAAGCCTTCTCTTGAATGTTTACCCAAGTTTCTGAGGTTAAGAAGTATTCTTAAAGTAACCAGGACTCCAGAAGGACAGGGAGATCCTGAACCCTGTGACTGTGAATTGTACATTGTAGGAAAAAGAACTGTAGGAAGGGACaaagtcccattttttttttgttttgctttgttttttgttttttgagacagggtttctctgtagttttggagcctgttctggaactagctcctgtaggtcaggctggcctccaattcactgagttctctgtctctgcctcctgagtgctaggattaaaggcatgtgccatcgcTGCCCGGCCAAAGTCCCATCTTCTAAATGGAATGGTTAACAGATTCCTTTGCCATCAGAAAGAATTCTTTTCTAGTCCATCATTATCAAGTCACAGATATTTCACTTTCATCTAAACCCCTAATGGAGCCAAACACACAATAAATTATATTATGACCGTATTAAATTTGCCAAAACTCTTTGAGAGTCAAATCTGTTGCATGTATCTGTTGATCAGACCTCTCTACTTCTCTTTTAATGGACTCCATCCAGATGATGGGAACTCACAGACCTCCCAAACAGAGTGAGCACATGCATAAACTCAGTTCCCCTaagagacaggagctgagggCCAAACAATTCCACCTTTGTGGTGGGCACACAGGGCATCACTATGCAGCTCTAGCTGCtctgaaactctctatgtagatcaagctggccccGAACTCATGAGCTCTACCTGCATGTGCTCCTGAGTGCTATCACTGAAGATGGACAGTACCACCCCTGGCTTGCTGCCCAGAATCAGGAGAATCTAAAATCAGCACGGAATCATTAAGTGTCTACCtctcaaagaaagagatattAGGTGACACTTGATTGATTGTATCTGAAGCTtgctcacttttctttttttttttccttttttttttcttgctgattttttttattaattaattaatttaattattaaagatttctgcctcttccccgccaccacctcccattccctccccgtcccccaatcaagtcttccttcctcctcagcccaaagagcaagcaggtttctctgccctgtgggaggtccaaggaccacccacctccatccaggtctattaaggtgagcatccaaactacctgggctcccacaaagccattacatgcaatagaatcaagaacccattgccattgttcttcagttctcagtagtcctcattgtccattatgttcagcgagaccggttttgtcccatgctttttcagtccccggccagctggccttggtgagttcccgatagatcatccccattacctcagtgtgtgggtgcacccctcgccgtcctgagttccttgctcgtgctcactctccttctgctcctcctttggatcgtgagacttcagtccagtgctccaatgttggtctctgtctctgtcttctttcatcgcctgatgaaggttaatattcagggggatgcttatatgtttttctttgggttcaccttcttatttagcttctctagagtcacgaattatagtctcaatgtcctttatttatggctagaaaccaaatatgagtgagtacgtcccatgttcctctttttgggtctggcttacctcactcaggatagtgttttcaatttccgtccatttgtatgcaaaattcaagaagtcattgttttttactgctgagtagtactctaatatgtatatattccatactttcttcatccattcttccattgaaggacatctaggttgtttccaggttctggcaattacaaacaatgctgctatgaacatagttgagcatatacttttgttgtatgtttgggcatctcttgggtatattcccaatagtggtattgctgggtcaagaggtaggttgaacccgactttcctgagaaaccgccacactgctttccaaagtggttgcacaagtttgcattcccaccagcaatggatgagagtgcccctttctccacaacctctccagcagaggctatcattggtgtttttggttttagccattctgaccggtgtaagatggtatcttaatgttgtcttgatttgcatttccctgattgctaaggaagttgagcatgatcttaagtgacttttggccatttgaacttcttctgttgaaaagtctctgttcagctcagtgccccattttataattggattgattaaccttttacggtctaatttcttgagttctttgtatattatggatatcagacctttgtcagttgcggggttggtgaagatcttctcccagtcagtgggttgcctttctgtcttagtgacagtgtcctttgctttatagaagcttctcagtctcaggaggtcccatttattcaatgatgtccttagtgtttgtgctgctggggttatacgtaggaagtgttctcctgtgcccatgtgttgtagagtacttcccactttctcttctatcaggttcagtgtgtttggactgatattgaggtctttaatccatttggacttgagttttgtgcatggtgatatatatggatctattttcattcttctacagattgacttccagttttgccagcacaatttgttgaagatgctctcttttttccattgtatacttttcgctcctttatcgaaaatcaggtgttcataggtttgtgggctaaagtcagggtcttctattctattccattggtcgacttctctgtttttatgccagtaccaagccgttttcagtactgtagctctgtaatagagtttgaagtcagagatggtaatgcctccagacaatcctttattgtataagattgttttggctatcctgggttttttgtttttccatataaagttgattattgtcttctccagatctgtgaagaattttgatgggattttgatggggattgcgttgaatctatagattgcttttggtagaattgccatttttactatgttgatcctcccaatccaagagcaagggaggtccttccattttctggtgtcctcttcaatttctttcttcaaagacttaaagttcttgccaaatagatctttcacttccttggtcagagttaccccaaggtattttatgctatttgtggctatcgtgaaaggtgatgcttctctgatttccctctctgcttccttatccttagtgtataggaaggcaactgattttttggagttgattttgtatcctgccacattaccaaaggtgtttatcagctgtaggagttctttggtagagtttttggggtcggttatgtatactatcatatcatctgcaaataatgaaagcttaacttcttcctttccaatatggatccccttgatccccttatgttgtcttattgctattgctagaacttcaagcactatattgaagaggtatggagagagtggacatccttgtcgtgttcctgattttagtgggatggctttgagtttttctccatttaatttaatgttagctgtcggcttgctgtaaatagcttttattatatttaggtatgacccttgtatccctaatctctccaagacctttatcataaaggagtgttgaattttgtcgaatgctttttcagcatctaatgaaatgatcatatggtttttttctttcagtttatttatatggttgattacattgatggatttgcgtatgttgaaccagccctgcatctctggaatgaagcctact is a genomic window of Chionomys nivalis chromosome 12, mChiNiv1.1, whole genome shotgun sequence containing:
- the LOC130884822 gene encoding 60S acidic ribosomal protein P2-like encodes the protein MCYVTSYLLAALGGNSSPSAKDIKKILDSVGIEADNDRLNKVISELNGKNIEDVIAQGVGKLASVPAGGAVAVSAAPGSAAPAAGSAPTAAEEKQEEKKEESEESDDDMGFGLFD